One genomic window of Onychostoma macrolepis isolate SWU-2019 chromosome 25, ASM1243209v1, whole genome shotgun sequence includes the following:
- the LOC131534628 gene encoding mucin-2-like, translating to MTVPWSLLWILGLICSSDSSCSPTSYYKSCWIRRYPGLYVDIEESQRRGAHILKLYQEESAVKCSRACCLTRNFSCNLAVFHFNTTQDSVNCFHLQCPNLESCIPHHRGNVILYNVTKGVDPDLLVFGKYFTTNVRVLPHMSSSQLNVSEPLNSDKRQFNYPPNLPIRSISPASTSTKKPTTPQQTTRAVPTAHQVQHNLPRCTTIQATTAQSTSEHVISTTSEPKMDSTLNPQRTTSTSQWASTNLRHTTASPTGEPDTTTDTLNQRIPNPPPVYITTAHPSSTTDYFDSTLTSIPINEALSSSTTQQTLGLKTTAIQTTNSLAMASQKSMQSSSSSTIQQHLGLQTSTLQTTNSLASQKSMQSFTKVLTSTQQPLTQTTEQATSLYKSKLVEYPKTTMQTTVFETYAPLQSEASTTTKPLISANVPLQTSTQITAAYETIQAKTAPITSETKMGSTPNPQQTTTTSKWTTIDPLTSTDVPLQTTHAYETWPLRTPTQTTTLSQPKETTSSDTRTLQISATTNPTISTDGSTTPRHPTLSFTRTRMGNSATTGSLSSSLSATTSSMVDSQPYPNDTKGYISRNITTGDAPQPDGDGSLISVWHLAANTVLVALATCAAITFCCCCSVFMALSWRGRRGRKGRYRTNLRCKRGSMRLIKYVIVRESS from the exons ATGACCGTCCCATGGAGTTTGCTGTGGATTCTGGGTTTGATCTGCTCTTCGGACTCCAGCTGCTCTCCGACATCTTACTATAAGAGCTGCTGGATCCGCAGATATCCAGGACTGTATGTGGACATAGAGGAGTCTCAGCGCAGAGGAGCCCACATCCTGAAGCTTTATCAGGAGGAGTCTGCGGTCAAATGCAGCAGAGCCTGCTGCCTTACGCGAAACT TCTCCTGCAACCTGGCTGTGTTTCATTTCAACACCACTCAGGACAGCGTGAACTGCTTTCATCTTCAATGTCCGAACCTTGAGAGCTGCATTCCTCACCACAGAGGAAATGTCATCCTCTATAATGTCACCAAAG GTGTGGATCCTGACCTGTTGGTGTTCGGGAAGTACTTTACCACCAACGTGCGTGTGCTGCCTCACATGTCCTCCTCACAGCTCAATGTTTCAGAGCCGCTGAACTCTGACAAGCGTCAGTTCAACTATCCACCCAACCTGCCCATCCGTTCAATCAGTCCTGCCTCCACTAGCACGAAAAAACCCACAACCCCCCAACAAACCACTCGCGCTGTTCCTACTGCGCATCAAGTACAACATAACCTCCCTCGATGTACTACAATACAGGCTACAACTGCTCAAAGCACATCAGAACACGTTATATCAACTACGTCAGAGCCTAAAATGGACTCCACACTCAATCCCCAACGGACGACTTCTACGTCACAATGGGCATCGACAAACCTGCGTCATACGACCGCCTCGCCGACGGGTGAACCTGATACAACAACTGATACTTTAAACCAAAGAATCCCAAACCCCCCACCTGTTTATATAACCACAGCCCACCCAAGCTCTACAACTGACTACTTTGACTCTACTTTGACCTCCATCCCAATCAACGAAGCTCTAAGTTCCTCAACTACCCAACAGACTCTGGGACTAAAAACTACAGCTATACAGACTACAAACTCTTTGGCGATGGCTTCTCAAAAGTCTATGCAATCTTCAAGTTCCTCAACTATCCAACAGCATTTGGGATTACAAACTTCAACTCTACAGACTACAAATTCGTTGGCTTCTCAAAAGTCTATGCAGTCTTTTACCAAGGTCTTGACAAGTACCCAACAACCCTTAACCCAAACTACAGAACAAGCTACTTCACTTTATAAGTCCAAGTTGGTAGAGTATCCGAAAACTACAATGCAAACAACTGTTTTTGAGACTTATGCACCTTTACAATCTGAAGCATCAACTACCACAAAACCCTTAATTTCTGCAAACGTTCCCTTACAAACATCGACCCAAATTACAGCTGCATATGAGACAATACAAGCTAAAACTGCTCCAATCACATCAGAGACTAAAATGGGCTCTACACCCAATCCCCAACAGACAACTACTACGTCAAAGTGGACAACCATAGACCCTTTAACTTCTACAGATGTTCCCTTACAAACTACCCATGCATATGAGACTTGGCCTTTACGAACCCCAACCCAAACTACTACTCTATCCCAACCAAAAGAGACAACTAGCAGTGACACAAGAACCTTACAGATCTCAGCAACCACGAATCCTACAATCTCTACTGATGGTTCAACAACCCCCAGACACCCGACCCTAAGTTTCACACGCACTCGAATGGGCAACTCCGCAACCACCGGTAGTTTGAGTTCTTCTCTATCTGCCACAACTAGCAGCATGGTGGACAGTCAACCGTACCCCAACGACACGAAGGGTTACATCAGCCGGAACATCACTACGGGTGACGCACCTCAACCTGACGGGGATGGAAGCCTGATATCAGTGTGGCATTTGGCGGCCAACACCGTATTGGTGGCTTTAGCGACCTGCGCTGCCATCACGTTCTGCTGCTGTTGTTCGGTGTTCATGGCGCTGAGCTGGAGAGGCCGGAGGGGTCGGAAGGGCAGGTACAGGACAAATCTGAGGTGCAAGAGAGGATCAATGCGACTCATCAAATACGTCATCGTAAGAGAAAGTTCGTAA
- the LOC131534201 gene encoding transcriptional enhancer factor TEF-3-like isoform X1: MYGRNELIARYIKLRTGKTRTRKQVSSHIQVLARRKAREIQVKLKDQVAKDKAMQSMSTMSSAQIISATAFQNKMALQGLSRPAYPTAAGFWHGALAGQTTGPEDIKPFSQQNFIMQATGPPPIAGYESTTGLSMSSSAPPWQGRSIASSKLRMLEFSAFLEQPQDPETVNKHLFVHIGQSNPTYSDPYLEAVDIRQIYDKFPEKKGGLKELFEKGPANAFFLVKFWADLSINLQDDSSFFYGVSSQYESSENMIITSSTKVCSFGKQVVEKVETEYARFENGRYVFRIHRSPLCEYMINFIHKLKHLPEKYMMNSVLENFTILQVVTNRDTLETLICIAYVFEVSTSEHGAQHHIYRLVKD, encoded by the exons GACGGAATGAACTGATTGCGCGATACATCAAGCTTCGAACGGGAAAGACACGGACCAGGAAACAG GTCTCCAGTCACATTCAGGTGTTGGCGCGACGGAAAGCTCGGGAAATCCAGGTGAAACTCAAG GACCAGGTGGCTAAAGACAAAGCCATGCAGAGTATGTCCACCATGTCGTCGGCTCAGATCATCTCAGCCACAGCCTTTCAGAATAAGATGGCTCTGCAGGGCCTCTCGCGGCCGGCCTACCCGACCGCTGCTGGG ttttggCATGGAGCTCTTGCAGGACAAACCACAGGTCCTGAAGA CATCAAGCCGTTTTCTCAACAAAACTTCATCATGCAGGCCACCGGTCCTCCGCCTATAGCAG GTTACGAAAGCACTACGGGTCTCTCGATGTCCTCCAGCGCGCCGCCCTGGCAGGGCCGTAGCATCGCCAGCTCCAAACTGCGCATGCTGGAGTTCTCTGCTTTCCTGGAGCAACCTCAGGATCCAGAGACT gTCAACAAGCATCTGTTTGTACACATCGGTCAGTCCAACCCCACGTATAGCGATCCGTACCTCGAGGCCGTGGATATACGGCAAATTTACGACAAATTCCCAGAGAAGAAAGGAGGACTGAAGGAGCTGTTTGAGAAAGGACCGGCTAACGCTTTCTTCCTCGTAAAGTTCTGG GCGGATCTGAGCATCAACCTCCAGGACGACAGCAGCTTCTTCTACGGTGTATCCAGTCAGTATGAGAGCTCGGAAAACATGATCATCACCTCCTCCACTAAAGTCTGCTCGTTTGGAAAACAGGTGGTGGAAAAGGTGGAG ACAGAGTACGCGCGCTTTGAGAACGGCAGATACGTCTTCAGGATCCATCGATCTCCGCTGTGTGAATACATGATCAACTTCATCCACAAACTCAAACATCTACCAGAGAAATACATGATGAACAGCGTACTTGAAAACTTCACCATTCTGCAG GTGGTGACCAACAGAGACACTCTAGAGACCTTGATATGCATCGCGTACGTGTTCGAAGTGTCCACCAGCGAGCACGGAGCCCAGCATCACATCTACAGACTAGTCAAAGACTGA
- the LOC131534201 gene encoding transcriptional enhancer factor TEF-3-like isoform X2, producing the protein MQSMSTMSSAQIISATAFQNKMALQGLSRPAYPTAAGFWHGALAGQTTGPEDIKPFSQQNFIMQATGPPPIAGYESTTGLSMSSSAPPWQGRSIASSKLRMLEFSAFLEQPQDPETVNKHLFVHIGQSNPTYSDPYLEAVDIRQIYDKFPEKKGGLKELFEKGPANAFFLVKFWADLSINLQDDSSFFYGVSSQYESSENMIITSSTKVCSFGKQVVEKVETEYARFENGRYVFRIHRSPLCEYMINFIHKLKHLPEKYMMNSVLENFTILQVVTNRDTLETLICIAYVFEVSTSEHGAQHHIYRLVKD; encoded by the exons ATGCAGAGTATGTCCACCATGTCGTCGGCTCAGATCATCTCAGCCACAGCCTTTCAGAATAAGATGGCTCTGCAGGGCCTCTCGCGGCCGGCCTACCCGACCGCTGCTGGG ttttggCATGGAGCTCTTGCAGGACAAACCACAGGTCCTGAAGA CATCAAGCCGTTTTCTCAACAAAACTTCATCATGCAGGCCACCGGTCCTCCGCCTATAGCAG GTTACGAAAGCACTACGGGTCTCTCGATGTCCTCCAGCGCGCCGCCCTGGCAGGGCCGTAGCATCGCCAGCTCCAAACTGCGCATGCTGGAGTTCTCTGCTTTCCTGGAGCAACCTCAGGATCCAGAGACT gTCAACAAGCATCTGTTTGTACACATCGGTCAGTCCAACCCCACGTATAGCGATCCGTACCTCGAGGCCGTGGATATACGGCAAATTTACGACAAATTCCCAGAGAAGAAAGGAGGACTGAAGGAGCTGTTTGAGAAAGGACCGGCTAACGCTTTCTTCCTCGTAAAGTTCTGG GCGGATCTGAGCATCAACCTCCAGGACGACAGCAGCTTCTTCTACGGTGTATCCAGTCAGTATGAGAGCTCGGAAAACATGATCATCACCTCCTCCACTAAAGTCTGCTCGTTTGGAAAACAGGTGGTGGAAAAGGTGGAG ACAGAGTACGCGCGCTTTGAGAACGGCAGATACGTCTTCAGGATCCATCGATCTCCGCTGTGTGAATACATGATCAACTTCATCCACAAACTCAAACATCTACCAGAGAAATACATGATGAACAGCGTACTTGAAAACTTCACCATTCTGCAG GTGGTGACCAACAGAGACACTCTAGAGACCTTGATATGCATCGCGTACGTGTTCGAAGTGTCCACCAGCGAGCACGGAGCCCAGCATCACATCTACAGACTAGTCAAAGACTGA